The DNA window AGAAAAATATGGTCAAGAAACTTAAGAATTGCACCTGTCATGGATCAGATACtcgtttattttattatttttcagcATTTAAGTTTAGTGCAGAATAACTTTTCTATGATAAGATGGGCTTAAATTATTGCTATGTGACTTCGTTAGCCGTTGGCTGGAAGCTTGAAATTAGTTGCaactttctctttttgttgtaTGGACTTCATGATTCTATCAACGCAGTTGATTGTTGTTTCTTATTGCATAGTCTTTTACaataacaaacaatatttgcatGTCCTGAGATATTCCTCTTTCCAGGAAAatgtgaagacaaaacatcCGCAACTGCTCTATGAATCAAAGCTATATAAAATACTACAAGGAGGAAGTAATAAACGTTACTCTCAACATTGTCTTATTTACAAGTTGCACACCTTATTATTCATGCTTGCAAACTCTTCCCAATTTGGACAGCTGGAATTCCAAATGTGAGGTGGTTCGGTGTCGAGGGAGACTATAATGTTCTTGTGATTGATTTGTTGGGTCCTAGCCTTGAAGATCTATTTAACTTCTGCAGCAGAAAATTGTCTCTCAAGACGGTTCTTATGCTTGCAGATCAGATGGTAACCATTTAATTGATTGAGTTCACCCATCTCTATGTCTACttcatgttcttttttatgaaTGCTCTTTGATATCTTTGTCGTATTTTAGATCAATCGGGTGGAGTTCGTCCATTCCAAATCCTTTCTGCATCGGGATATCAAACCAGATAATTTTCTTATGGGCTTAGGCAGACGTGCAAATcaggtttcaattttttaatttgttgtaaGATTTCGCATTCATGttctattttattcttttcatcCAATGTGCTGTATCCATGTTGCCATAGGTCTACGCCATTGACTTTGGTTTGGCTAAAAAGTATAGAGACACATCAACTCATCAGCACATTCCTTACAGGTTAgttgtttataattaaggatTGTTATCGTTTAACTCATGTTGGTGCTGTTTCATAGTGGATATATTTAAACTGTGTTTTATGAAGAGCTCAGATAAAGTATTCATTGTTGCTGGTTTTGGACAGTGTTTTCTTGTTGTATGAATTTTGTTGACAGGATATGagttatataatatatggttttaatgttaaaatctAATGCGCCTACTTCTTTCTTGATTAACTAACGCTTCCTTATCAGTGaattaattgttaatttttgTACAACTTATACTGGGTCTGTATTAACGCTTAAGATGCTTTGACACCATGCCTGGCTTTTACTTCACTCCGGACATTCATTTAAGAAATTTCTTAAAACCTGTTTTCTAAAGTTTATTAGAATATTGCCTTTCTATTATCCTAGGGTAAAGTGTAAGATTGCCCATTTATTTGTTTGCTCAAAGTATTGAGGATTTACTTCCATGATAAGGGGTACGGAGTCAAAGTTGCAGTCTTTGTTGTCTCCTTTTGAAATTGTCATCTCTTGGTTATCATAATATTCCATGAGAAGCAGATATACTAATTCCCATTCAGAAGAGGGGGAAAAATGATTCTGCGGTTTACCCCACTGTTGCACTTTCCGTTTTCTGGGTCTGTTAGGATCTGGGGCTTTGAGTTAAATTGTAGGCCAAGGTCCTTTTTTTGACCCTTCAAGTTGGATGTGTATAAAAAGTTATCCCATGTCTCCTGGTGTAGGAGGGCTGGTATCAATACCANaaaaaaaaaaaaaaaaaaaaaaaaaaaaaaaaaaaacccttggCTTTTATTGGTTGATCATGGTAATAATTGCTATTAGTTTGACAAATGTAACCTGCTGACAATTTTCAGAGAAAACAAGAATCTGACAGGAACAGCAAGATATGCAAGCATGAATACCCATCTTGGCATTGGTATGTCTTTTCCCCTTTCCGTATATTAGCTCACTCCTTCCCCCAATACACACGTAATAGAGCATGCATTGTGAActgaagaaaaatggaagaattgtTGTTCGGTCTGGTTTTTTCTGCTTCCGTAAATTTCTTTCCTATTGTGCAGAACAAAGCCGCAGGGACGATTTAGAATCACTTGGATTTGTtcttatgtattttttaaggGGGAGGTAAATACTTTTGTTTTATCGTCTGCGATTCTTTTATTGTGTAATGTGGAGTGGTAACCTGTCATCTTTACAGTCTTCCTTGGCAGGGACTTAAAGCTGGAACGAAGAAACAAAAGTATGAAAAGATTAGTGAAAAGAAAGTCTCCACTTCTATAGAGGTTAGATTATCCAGGTCTTTGGGTGGCATTTCTTGCTAATGATACTATTGTCAAATATTATGAAATCTAATTAAGATTATATTGACATATTGTTCTTCCTTAGGCGCTATGTCGTGGATACCCTACTGAATTTGCTTCATACTTCCATTATTGTCGATCGTTAAGATTTGAAGATAAGCCAGACTATTCTTATCTTAAAAAACTCTTCCGTGACCTTTTTGTTCGTGaaggtttgaattttataattcatttgttattttatagtTTGTCGCTATACTgttttaacttaaataaagGTATGATTTTTCAGGTTTTCAGTTTGATTATGTGTTTGATTGGACCATTCTGAAGTACCAACAATCTCAAATAAGTGCCCCACCTGCTCGTGCCTTCGTAAGTTTCGGAATGCATACGACATCGACCTTTCTTTGTGTAGCTATATTAGTTATCTATCCTTAATccatgtaaaatttaaaatttcaggGTGGTGCTGGACCAAGTTCTGGAATCCCTATGGGTGTAGCAAATGCTGATAGGCACCCTGGTGGTTAGTTCTGttatttggtttttcttgAGTTCCATGTATCATTATATCTTGCTGGTTGAATATCTGAACGATAAAGTATCTTGAAGGTGGGGAGGAAGGTAGACCGCCAGCGAGTGGTTGGGTAACAACGGACCCCTTGCGAAGGAGAAACTCTGGTCCAGTTACAGGCACTGCAAATTTGTCAAAACAAAAGCCTCCGGCCATGAATGATCCCGCAGTTGCTAAGGAACCCATAGTGAGTACTTAATGATTACAAGCTTTGTTATGgtgttcttttcatttgtttaaaaCTTGTTATAATCCTATCCATCCAGCTACCAAATTCCAATATTTTACGTTCAAGTGGATCGTCAAGACGAGCTGCCATCACGAGCAACCAAGAGTTAGGCCTCCTTGGATGTGAAGCCGATCCATCTCGCCCTCCAGTTCCAGATCCAAGTTTAGGAGCTATACACAAAAATTCTAGTGCGCAAAGGCATTCTCCTGTCCTACCAGCTGATCAAAACCGAAACGTTTCAGGCATCAGAAACTTCGAGTCTACTCTTAGGGGTATCGAAAGCCTCCATTTTAGTAAAGATGAGA is part of the Cucurbita pepo subsp. pepo cultivar mu-cu-16 chromosome LG03, ASM280686v2, whole genome shotgun sequence genome and encodes:
- the LOC111791184 gene encoding casein kinase 1-like protein 2, with protein sequence MEPRVGNKFKLGRKIGSGSFGEIYLGTNIQTNEEVAIKLENVKTKHPQLLYESKLYKILQGGTGIPNVRWFGVEGDYNVLVIDLLGPSLEDLFNFCSRKLSLKTVLMLADQMINRVEFVHSKSFLHRDIKPDNFLMGLGRRANQVYAIDFGLAKKYRDTSTHQHIPYRENKNLTGTARYASMNTHLGIEQSRRDDLESLGFVLMYFLRGSLPWQGLKAGTKKQKYEKISEKKVSTSIEALCRGYPTEFASYFHYCRSLRFEDKPDYSYLKKLFRDLFVREGFQFDYVFDWTILKYQQSQISAPPARAFGGAGPSSGIPMGVANADRHPGGGEEGRPPASGWVTTDPLRRRNSGPVTGTANLSKQKPPAMNDPAVAKEPILPNSNILRSSGSSRRAAITSNQELGLLGCEADPSRPPVPDPSLGAIHKNSSAQRHSPVLPADQNRNVSGIRNFESTLRGIESLHFSKDEKVQH